A section of the Veillonella criceti genome encodes:
- a CDS encoding metallophosphoesterase translates to MFKIIAGTIVFLIVFVNSYLIVRLTKVARRALWFWGLVIVQIIAIAGATYYQMAQVQIFDTALYGFWKHWTVGSYGLLLGLGVCFAIMIPLALVVAAVNWRAHKTTEAEQASRRTFLRNALWAVPAVTAGGGVVRAYEGSKELEINHIDLVFRSLPEYLKGYKLAQISDVHIGPFVDLHDFDKITEAVLAEKPDRLVITGDLIDELDWLNPLCGRLEELFPKIPDGIDYILGNHEYFKNLPLVLEAFSKISMRMHRNSSLRLSGGSWPVYLAGVEYSFDRSGKQREVYLQEALANVPSEAFVILLAHHPDFIENAFAHDIPVTLSGHTHGGQIVVGDTPLVPVGTPYYKGMYRDSWKYGYVNKGTGHWFPVRYNCPREITIFTFKEGKV, encoded by the coding sequence ATGTTTAAAATTATTGCAGGAACAATAGTGTTCCTTATTGTATTTGTGAATTCGTATTTAATTGTACGATTAACTAAAGTAGCAAGGCGTGCGTTATGGTTTTGGGGATTAGTAATTGTACAAATCATAGCTATTGCTGGGGCCACGTATTATCAGATGGCACAAGTTCAAATATTTGATACCGCTTTATATGGTTTTTGGAAACATTGGACGGTTGGTTCATATGGGTTATTATTAGGTCTGGGCGTTTGTTTTGCGATTATGATTCCACTCGCATTAGTCGTGGCTGCGGTTAATTGGCGTGCGCATAAAACTACGGAGGCCGAACAGGCGAGCCGGCGTACATTTTTACGGAATGCGTTATGGGCCGTTCCTGCAGTAACTGCTGGCGGTGGCGTAGTAAGAGCTTATGAAGGCTCTAAAGAATTAGAAATCAATCATATTGATTTAGTATTCCGTAGTTTACCTGAGTATTTAAAAGGCTATAAATTAGCCCAAATTAGTGATGTCCATATTGGTCCTTTTGTTGATTTACATGATTTTGATAAAATTACGGAAGCCGTGTTGGCTGAAAAGCCAGATCGTTTGGTAATTACAGGCGATTTAATTGATGAACTGGATTGGTTAAATCCTTTATGTGGGCGATTAGAAGAATTGTTTCCTAAAATTCCAGATGGTATTGATTATATTTTAGGTAACCATGAGTATTTTAAAAATTTACCCCTTGTACTAGAGGCATTTAGTAAAATTTCTATGCGTATGCATCGTAATTCATCGTTGCGTTTAAGTGGTGGTTCTTGGCCTGTCTATTTGGCGGGGGTAGAGTACTCTTTTGATCGTAGCGGCAAACAACGGGAAGTATACTTACAAGAAGCCTTAGCTAATGTGCCTTCTGAAGCCTTTGTTATTTTATTAGCACATCATCCTGACTTTATTGAAAACGCTTTTGCCCATGATATTCCTGTAACGCTTTCGGGACACACTCATGGTGGTCAAATTGTAGTGGGGGATACGCCATTAGTGCCAGTAGGCACACCGTATTATAAAGGTATGTACCGTGATTCATGGAAGTATGGCTATGTGAATAAGGGGACAGGTCATTGGTTCCCCGTTCGTTATAATTGTCCACGTGAAATTACAATATTTACGTTTAAAGAAGGTAAAGTATAA
- the mutY gene encoding A/G-specific adenine glycosylase → MSETKNKGNMARWPQELLQWYDVNKRDLPWRQTKDPYCIWVSEIMSQQTRIEAMKPYYENWMAQFPTKEALAAADEDTVVKAWQGLGYYSRARNLRLGVQEVMSKYGGEIPQTRKEVESLKGVGAYTAGAILSVAFNQREAAIDGNVLRVYARLYAVQEDIMRTAGKKAIAALVEETLPYNRPGDFNQALMDFGSSVCIPKVPRCESCLLRRWCKADALGIATELPIRIVKKAVPIISVVTGLIQNERGEYLLHRRPSKGLLHSMWEFPNVEVPREALVQDKKSLPLIGVEPLATYWRNAGAKIQWQDSSITTLRHVFSHRCWDMEVYRGIWPDFVDEKIDRIEETQWRWVLPSEFTDLPWAGPHGKLTVYCKS, encoded by the coding sequence GTGAGTGAAACAAAAAATAAAGGAAATATGGCTAGGTGGCCACAGGAATTATTACAATGGTATGACGTAAATAAGCGTGATTTACCTTGGCGCCAGACAAAGGATCCCTATTGTATTTGGGTGTCTGAAATTATGTCACAACAGACTCGTATTGAAGCGATGAAACCGTACTATGAGAATTGGATGGCACAATTTCCTACTAAAGAAGCGTTAGCGGCGGCTGACGAGGATACTGTTGTAAAAGCTTGGCAAGGATTAGGCTATTATTCGCGAGCTCGTAATTTGCGTTTAGGTGTGCAAGAAGTGATGAGTAAATATGGGGGCGAAATACCACAGACTCGTAAAGAAGTAGAAAGTTTAAAAGGGGTAGGTGCTTATACGGCAGGCGCCATTTTATCTGTTGCTTTTAATCAACGAGAAGCGGCCATAGATGGGAATGTATTGCGTGTATATGCGCGTTTATATGCCGTGCAAGAGGATATTATGCGAACGGCTGGTAAAAAGGCTATTGCTGCTTTGGTGGAGGAAACGTTGCCCTATAATCGTCCTGGTGATTTTAATCAGGCATTGATGGACTTTGGCTCGAGTGTTTGCATTCCTAAAGTGCCTCGTTGTGAAAGTTGCCTCTTACGTCGTTGGTGTAAAGCTGATGCATTGGGGATAGCGACGGAATTACCGATTCGCATTGTAAAAAAAGCCGTACCAATCATTTCGGTTGTGACAGGTCTTATTCAAAACGAACGTGGCGAATATTTGTTACACCGACGTCCGAGTAAAGGCTTGTTGCATTCTATGTGGGAATTTCCTAATGTAGAAGTACCGCGAGAGGCTTTGGTACAAGATAAGAAGTCATTACCGCTAATTGGCGTAGAACCTTTGGCCACATATTGGAGAAACGCAGGGGCTAAGATTCAATGGCAAGATTCTTCTATAACGACCTTACGTCATGTATTTTCTCATCGTTGTTGGGACATGGAAGTATATAGGGGGATTTGGCCTGATTTTGTGGACGAGAAGATTGATAGGATAGAAGAGACGCAGTGGCGTTGGGTGTTACCTAGTGAATTTACAGATTTGCCGTGGGCTGGTCCTCATGGTAAATTAACTGTATATTGTAAAAGTTAA
- a CDS encoding 8-oxo-dGTP diphosphatase → MKPTTLCLIINDKNEILLGRKKRGFGVGKYNGFGGKKQENETFRQCAVREIFEEVSLVVQPEDLIPVAIMNFQFPYEEELNHLNYTYIVKNYEGLPLESEEMEPRWFAFDDIPFETMWKGDDMWIPEVLKGKLLHTLLVFGKDNDEVKLAENTYVDTIEEFETTAEIAACLRKG, encoded by the coding sequence ATGAAACCGACAACATTATGTTTAATAATAAATGATAAGAATGAGATTTTGCTAGGCCGGAAGAAACGTGGCTTTGGGGTTGGTAAATATAATGGCTTTGGCGGGAAGAAACAGGAGAATGAAACATTTCGTCAATGTGCAGTTCGTGAGATTTTTGAGGAAGTATCATTAGTGGTACAACCAGAAGATTTAATACCAGTGGCGATTATGAATTTTCAATTTCCCTATGAGGAAGAATTAAATCATTTAAATTATACATATATTGTTAAGAACTATGAAGGCTTACCTTTAGAAAGTGAAGAAATGGAGCCTCGTTGGTTTGCTTTTGATGACATTCCTTTTGAAACAATGTGGAAAGGGGATGACATGTGGATTCCAGAGGTTTTAAAGGGCAAATTACTACATACATTACTGGTGTTTGGTAAAGATAATGATGAAGTGAAATTGGCTGAAAATACATATGTTGACACTATTGAAGAATTTGAAACAACAGCAGAAATTGCCGCTTGTTTGCGAAAGGGATAA
- a CDS encoding DUF4931 domain-containing protein, whose protein sequence is MNEPLTFNIAMGRSKPENIRHREVACPFCAVDELTNILDTQGDIIWLMNKYPVLDRTWPTVIIETNDCFSEFSRYTPEKAEEVLAFSLHKWQETMARDEFKSVLYFKNFGPMSGGSIRHPHSQIIGLYDYDYRKDIKEYHFEGTVLKEDDELVITLSNKPIIGFFEFNMKFNQHTSLALLSRRIQQLLRYILTDFSKHSGSYNLFFYDLHTDSQYVKIVPRYITSPLYVGYTISQISNHERIEQVKAELNRDFFK, encoded by the coding sequence ATGAACGAACCACTAACATTTAATATTGCCATGGGCCGCAGTAAACCTGAAAATATTCGCCACCGCGAAGTGGCGTGTCCTTTCTGTGCAGTCGACGAATTAACAAATATTCTAGATACTCAGGGAGATATTATTTGGCTCATGAATAAATACCCTGTTTTAGATCGTACTTGGCCTACAGTCATTATTGAAACAAATGACTGTTTTAGTGAATTTTCACGGTATACACCAGAAAAAGCCGAAGAAGTGCTCGCCTTTTCCTTGCACAAGTGGCAAGAAACCATGGCGCGTGATGAATTTAAATCTGTATTATATTTTAAAAATTTTGGACCTATGTCTGGCGGCTCTATTCGCCATCCCCATAGTCAAATTATAGGTCTATATGATTACGATTATCGTAAGGATATTAAAGAATATCATTTTGAAGGTACCGTCCTAAAAGAAGACGACGAGCTAGTCATTACACTATCCAATAAACCTATTATTGGTTTCTTCGAATTTAATATGAAATTCAACCAACATACATCTCTAGCCCTACTCAGTCGTCGTATCCAACAACTCTTGCGGTATATCTTAACCGATTTTTCAAAACATAGCGGGTCTTACAACTTATTTTTCTATGATTTACATACTGATTCACAATATGTTAAAATAGTACCTCGTTATATTACGTCCCCATTATATGTGGGCTATACAATTAGTCAAATTAGCAACCATGAACGCATTGAACAAGTTAAAGCCGAATTAAATCGCGACTTTTTTAAATAA
- a CDS encoding metallophosphoesterase, with translation MKIFAIGDLHFSGEPPTKPMDVFGAHWQDHRQRIITAWHEQVSPEDIVFVVGDISWALKLSEAIPDLQTIAALPGQIYLIRGNHDYWWSSANKMNTAMNHSLTFLQGHSIIADTLAFGGTRGYICPRDTAFIEATDTSIYARELLRTEAALQEMGDATTRILLLHYPPFNDKNEASGFTDLLAKYHVDHCIFGHLHDKTSFERIPSHFGNTQLHLVSADFMNFKLKQII, from the coding sequence ATGAAAATTTTTGCCATTGGCGATCTTCATTTTTCAGGCGAACCACCTACTAAGCCAATGGATGTTTTTGGTGCCCATTGGCAAGACCATCGCCAACGTATTATCACGGCCTGGCATGAACAAGTAAGCCCAGAAGATATCGTCTTTGTAGTGGGCGATATTTCTTGGGCTTTAAAATTATCTGAAGCAATACCTGATTTACAAACTATTGCTGCTTTACCTGGCCAAATTTATTTAATTCGAGGTAATCATGACTATTGGTGGAGTAGCGCTAATAAAATGAACACTGCTATGAACCATAGTCTTACTTTTTTACAAGGTCATAGCATAATCGCTGATACCCTTGCCTTTGGTGGTACACGCGGCTATATTTGTCCACGTGATACAGCCTTTATCGAGGCCACCGATACTTCAATTTATGCCCGTGAGTTACTTCGCACCGAAGCGGCTTTGCAGGAAATGGGCGATGCCACTACACGAATTTTACTATTACATTATCCTCCATTTAACGATAAAAATGAGGCTAGTGGCTTTACTGATTTATTAGCTAAATACCATGTTGATCATTGCATTTTTGGTCATTTACATGATAAAACATCTTTTGAGCGTATACCTAGTCATTTTGGCAATACACAATTACATCTAGTATCCGCTGATTTTATGAATTTCAAGCTAAAACAAATTATCTAA
- a CDS encoding YkvA family protein, which yields MNPLKLLKYAKFFSSSKFLRFASGIGKNVAFLRRACILFYCFKDPDTPKYVKAIIAGALGYLILPIDVISDRIPGLGWVDDAAVIALAFKVANRSIKPMHREQAQKLVPFGSEE from the coding sequence ATGAATCCTTTAAAATTATTAAAGTATGCGAAGTTTTTTTCGTCATCTAAGTTTTTACGGTTTGCCAGTGGCATTGGTAAAAATGTAGCATTTTTACGTCGTGCCTGTATTTTATTTTATTGTTTTAAAGATCCAGATACCCCAAAATATGTGAAAGCCATTATTGCTGGTGCATTAGGTTATTTGATTTTGCCGATTGATGTGATTTCAGATAGAATTCCAGGTCTTGGTTGGGTCGATGATGCCGCTGTTATTGCCTTAGCTTTTAAGGTGGCGAATCGTTCTATTAAACCGATGCATCGTGAACAGGCTCAAAAATTAGTACCATTTGGGTCAGAAGAGTAA
- a CDS encoding YtxH domain-containing protein: MEDVKDLMTHPEGTLAAVEAELANRDAEIETICRWAAARAGVLVMAPKLSTTALIANDAYMVSRIAAVYGHTATAGAIIGFLGGLGGSLVSALLTSVLPTPKLKIPLAVCLTYAVGKCAKTWVEGGMPMPGDFSEYRERLVEIIDYNKTTIKALMDSPMKSQPLGDEGKDFLAEAGVDKEDFLGLSRLNLGNLLNGDTLASLGSLRNVVLGLATAAVAGVAGKAIANSDKDYIADAKHALSGIGSLLATVSEAALDLAAGGASSAVKTTDDVKSTVLGKLSDFLSVAGNRKEDVVERVSDFIVSAGDKREEVVQKVSDLVDSAKDKKEELVDLAKDKKEELADKASDLADKAKDKADEVKGKVEETIDEAKSKLQK; this comes from the coding sequence ATGGAAGACGTAAAAGATTTGATGACTCACCCTGAGGGAACGTTAGCAGCTGTTGAAGCAGAATTAGCAAACCGTGATGCTGAAATTGAAACGATTTGTCGCTGGGCGGCTGCTCGTGCAGGCGTGCTTGTGATGGCACCAAAACTTAGTACGACCGCTTTAATTGCTAATGATGCTTACATGGTAAGCCGTATTGCTGCGGTATATGGACATACCGCAACTGCTGGAGCTATTATTGGGTTCCTTGGTGGCTTAGGTGGCAGCCTTGTTAGTGCTTTATTAACCTCAGTATTACCAACGCCTAAACTTAAAATTCCATTGGCTGTATGCTTAACTTATGCGGTTGGTAAATGTGCTAAAACTTGGGTAGAAGGTGGCATGCCTATGCCTGGTGATTTCTCAGAATATAGAGAACGTCTTGTAGAAATTATTGATTATAATAAGACCACGATTAAAGCGTTAATGGATTCGCCTATGAAGAGTCAACCATTAGGTGATGAAGGAAAAGACTTTTTAGCTGAAGCTGGTGTAGATAAAGAGGATTTCCTAGGTCTTAGTCGTTTGAATTTAGGTAATCTTTTAAATGGTGATACCTTAGCTAGCTTAGGTTCTTTAAGAAATGTAGTGCTTGGTCTTGCGACGGCTGCTGTAGCGGGGGTTGCAGGTAAAGCCATTGCTAATTCAGATAAAGACTATATAGCTGATGCTAAACATGCTTTATCTGGTATTGGCTCATTATTGGCGACAGTTAGTGAAGCAGCTCTTGATTTGGCTGCTGGTGGTGCTAGTTCAGCTGTTAAAACGACAGATGATGTAAAATCCACGGTACTTGGTAAATTAAGTGATTTCTTATCTGTGGCAGGCAACCGTAAAGAAGATGTAGTTGAACGAGTAAGTGATTTTATCGTTTCCGCTGGTGACAAACGCGAAGAGGTTGTGCAAAAAGTGAGCGATTTAGTTGATTCTGCTAAAGATAAAAAAGAAGAATTAGTTGATTTAGCTAAAGATAAGAAAGAAGAGTTAGCTGATAAAGCTAGTGATTTAGCCGACAAAGCTAAAGATAAGGCTGATGAAGTAAAGGGCAAAGTGGAAGAAACGATTGATGAAGCAAAATCTAAATTACAAAAATAA
- a CDS encoding SDR family NAD(P)-dependent oxidoreductase encodes MPINSENQVALISGGTSGIGFATAQLLLKQGWCVVINGRNERAGQEAVVKLRRISSKVRFVQGDVSKVMNCRRIVEETCRLFGDVSALVTAAGFYKEELLDDVTEQDFDEMIGTNVKGTVFLCQAAAPCLRRTKGSIVTVSSDAGLQGNVACSVYGASKGAIVSFTKSLALEMAVHNVRVNCVCPGDVDTSLVAKQLAESNQTFEEAMEEMATHYPLGRIAKPEEIGEVIAFLLSAKASFVTGAAWTIDGGLTSW; translated from the coding sequence ATGCCGATTAATAGTGAAAATCAAGTGGCTCTTATTAGTGGTGGTACATCCGGCATTGGCTTCGCGACAGCTCAGTTATTGTTAAAACAAGGCTGGTGTGTAGTCATTAATGGTCGTAATGAACGAGCTGGACAAGAAGCTGTTGTTAAATTACGTCGTATTTCGTCTAAGGTGCGCTTTGTACAAGGCGATGTAAGTAAGGTTATGAATTGTCGTCGTATTGTAGAAGAAACTTGTCGTTTATTTGGTGATGTAAGTGCTCTTGTGACGGCCGCTGGGTTTTATAAAGAAGAATTATTAGATGATGTGACGGAACAAGACTTTGACGAAATGATTGGGACGAATGTAAAAGGCACTGTTTTTTTGTGTCAAGCAGCGGCGCCTTGTTTAAGACGAACTAAAGGGAGTATTGTTACGGTATCGAGTGATGCAGGTCTTCAAGGTAATGTAGCTTGTTCTGTGTATGGTGCTTCTAAGGGCGCGATTGTGAGTTTTACAAAATCCTTAGCTCTTGAAATGGCGGTTCACAATGTGCGTGTTAACTGCGTATGTCCGGGGGATGTAGATACATCGTTAGTGGCTAAACAATTAGCTGAAAGTAATCAGACTTTTGAAGAGGCTATGGAAGAAATGGCCACGCATTATCCACTAGGGCGCATTGCTAAACCAGAAGAAATTGGCGAAGTGATAGCCTTTTTGTTGAGTGCGAAAGCATCCTTTGTAACGGGCGCTGCTTGGACCATTGATGGTGGCCTTACTAGCTGGTAA
- a CDS encoding TSUP family transporter: MDIVNAVDPALVMPLILFVAGALAGFVDSIVGGGGLISVPAMLLTNLPPSVALGSNKLSSVFGALTASITYARSGMVEWPLVKKLLPVTFIGSLLGTLLVISIPPLYLKPIIIVLLISVLLFVLFKKDWGTVTTYAGASQKKLLLLGLGALTIGFYDGFVGPGTGTFLIFMFIYAGFNFLYSSGNAKLLNFVSNLGSLILFLGLGHVDYVLGLSAGAGQIIGATLGSRLAIKKGVGLVRFVFIATTVSMLCKLTYDYVVTHW; this comes from the coding sequence ATGGATATTGTGAATGCAGTAGATCCTGCTTTGGTTATGCCATTGATTTTGTTTGTAGCAGGCGCCTTGGCCGGATTTGTAGATTCCATAGTAGGTGGTGGCGGTTTAATTTCAGTACCCGCTATGTTATTGACGAATTTGCCACCTAGTGTAGCGTTAGGTAGTAATAAATTATCTAGCGTATTTGGTGCCTTAACGGCCTCCATTACATACGCAAGATCAGGTATGGTAGAATGGCCTTTGGTTAAAAAGTTATTGCCTGTTACATTTATAGGCTCTTTATTGGGCACTTTATTAGTGATTAGTATTCCCCCATTATATTTAAAACCAATTATTATTGTACTGCTGATTAGTGTACTCTTATTTGTATTATTTAAAAAGGATTGGGGTACAGTGACAACCTATGCAGGGGCTTCGCAGAAGAAGTTATTGCTTTTAGGTTTGGGTGCTTTGACGATAGGCTTTTATGATGGCTTTGTGGGCCCAGGAACAGGTACTTTTTTAATTTTTATGTTTATCTATGCGGGATTTAACTTTTTGTATTCTTCTGGGAATGCGAAACTACTAAATTTTGTTAGTAATTTAGGCTCATTAATTTTGTTTTTAGGTCTTGGACATGTAGATTATGTACTTGGCCTATCTGCTGGCGCAGGGCAGATTATTGGGGCTACTTTGGGTTCTCGGTTAGCCATTAAAAAAGGCGTTGGTTTAGTTCGTTTTGTATTTATTGCCACGACAGTTAGTATGCTCTGTAAATTAACTTACGATTATGTTGTGACTCATTGGTAA
- a CDS encoding YerC/YecD family TrpR-related protein encodes MSVNEKLRNPMNDQLFEAMLALETIDECYEFFEDICTVNELKALAQRLQVARMLENGESYDNIVETTGASTATISRVKRCLVYGADGYKTILSRLK; translated from the coding sequence ATGAGTGTCAATGAAAAATTACGCAACCCCATGAATGACCAATTGTTTGAGGCTATGTTAGCATTAGAAACAATCGATGAGTGTTATGAATTCTTTGAAGATATTTGTACGGTCAATGAGCTTAAAGCGTTGGCACAGCGGTTGCAGGTAGCTCGTATGTTAGAAAATGGTGAAAGTTACGATAATATTGTGGAAACAACTGGTGCGAGTACGGCTACCATTAGTCGTGTGAAACGTTGTTTAGTATACGGCGCTGATGGCTATAAGACGATACTAAGTCGTTTGAAATGA
- a CDS encoding MetQ/NlpA family ABC transporter substrate-binding protein yields MKKLAFLLAAIATLALVLVGCGSDTKESAAEASQEFSIGVTAGPHAEVMDFVAKEAEKQGFKIKVVEFNDYIQPNIALEQKELSANSYQHQPFLDNMVQERGLHLVSVGKTILLPMGLYSNQYKDLGTVPNGASVAIPNDPTNGGRALLLLQQAGLLKLKDGGSPKSTVADIVENPKNLQIKELEAAQIARSLNDVDIACVNTNYALSAGLNPLKDAVVVESKESPYANVVAVREDDQNSEALKKFLAIYQSEATKKFIEDTFKGSIIPAF; encoded by the coding sequence ATGAAGAAATTAGCATTTTTATTAGCGGCTATTGCTACTTTAGCACTTGTATTAGTTGGTTGTGGTAGTGATACTAAAGAGAGTGCTGCTGAAGCCAGTCAAGAGTTTTCTATAGGTGTAACGGCTGGACCGCATGCGGAAGTTATGGATTTTGTAGCTAAAGAAGCGGAAAAACAAGGATTTAAAATTAAAGTTGTAGAATTTAACGATTATATTCAGCCAAATATTGCGCTGGAACAGAAAGAATTGAGTGCGAATTCGTATCAACATCAACCATTTTTAGATAATATGGTACAAGAACGTGGATTACATTTAGTTTCTGTAGGGAAAACAATCTTATTACCAATGGGGCTTTATTCCAATCAATATAAAGATTTAGGGACCGTTCCTAATGGGGCCTCTGTAGCGATTCCTAATGATCCAACCAATGGTGGTCGTGCCTTGTTATTATTACAACAAGCAGGTCTTTTAAAACTAAAAGATGGCGGTTCACCAAAATCTACCGTCGCTGACATTGTAGAAAATCCTAAGAATTTACAGATTAAGGAATTGGAAGCCGCTCAAATTGCTCGGTCTCTCAATGATGTAGATATTGCTTGTGTCAATACTAACTATGCTTTGAGTGCAGGTCTTAATCCATTGAAAGATGCGGTAGTGGTTGAAAGTAAAGAGTCTCCGTATGCGAATGTAGTCGCTGTACGTGAAGATGATCAGAATAGTGAAGCACTTAAAAAATTCTTAGCCATTTACCAATCTGAGGCTACTAAGAAATTTATTGAAGATACCTTCAAAGGGTCTATTATCCCTGCTTTCTAA
- a CDS encoding methionine ABC transporter permease, translating to MSQQIINLLIQGLGETLQMTVISTVVAMIIGIPLGVILVITGKGHILENKALNGVLGTVVNALRSIPFIILMVAIIPLTRIIAGTSIGTTAACVPLTLAAIPFLARLVETSIREINSGVIEAAQAMGASPLQIIRKVLLPEALPTIIDNITVLVVNLISYSAMAGAIGGGGLGDIAIRYGYQRFQGDVMLATIVILIVLVQLIQSCGDFLSRKVNKR from the coding sequence ATGTCGCAACAAATCATTAATTTGTTGATTCAAGGGTTAGGTGAAACTCTACAAATGACGGTCATCTCCACTGTAGTCGCTATGATTATTGGTATTCCATTGGGGGTAATTTTAGTCATTACAGGCAAAGGCCATATTTTAGAAAATAAAGCCTTAAATGGTGTATTGGGGACGGTTGTGAATGCATTGCGTTCCATTCCTTTCATCATTTTGATGGTGGCGATTATTCCGTTGACTCGTATTATTGCTGGCACCTCTATTGGTACGACGGCGGCTTGTGTTCCGTTAACCTTGGCGGCTATTCCATTCTTAGCACGTTTGGTGGAAACATCGATTCGTGAAATTAATAGCGGTGTTATTGAAGCAGCTCAAGCTATGGGGGCTTCACCACTACAGATTATTCGTAAAGTGTTGTTGCCAGAAGCGTTGCCAACGATTATTGACAACATTACGGTTCTGGTTGTTAACTTAATCAGTTACTCTGCTATGGCTGGTGCTATTGGTGGCGGTGGTCTTGGGGATATCGCCATTCGTTATGGGTACCAACGTTTCCAAGGGGACGTAATGTTAGCTACCATTGTCATCTTAATCGTATTAGTACAATTGATTCAGTCTTGTGGTGACTTCTTGTCCCGCAAAGTGAATAAACGCTAG
- a CDS encoding methionine ABC transporter ATP-binding protein, with the protein MIELTHISKVYEGPNRVEALKDISLSVKEGEIFGVIGQSGAGKSTLIRCINMLERPTSGQVVVDGVDLTKLNDKDLREQRKNIGMIFQHFNLLSSRTVYDNVAFPLELQGLSKAEIKERILPILDIVKLSDRLNNYPSQLSGGQKQRVGIARALASNPKVLLCDEATSALDPQTTKSILELLKDINEKLKLTIVLITHEMQVIKEICDRVAVIEGGVILEEGPVVDVFTGPKEKTTKEFVSAIISHKLPEEAWRHLNVQSEWQEGLHPIIRLNFTGDVVDEPIVAGMIRRFGLDVSILFGGVDYIQDTSFGHLIVVLDGERANEERGIQYLKDLPIGSEVIGYVATNH; encoded by the coding sequence ATGATTGAACTGACACACATCAGCAAAGTCTATGAGGGTCCGAATCGTGTAGAAGCCTTAAAAGATATTAGCCTTTCCGTTAAAGAAGGGGAAATCTTTGGTGTTATTGGCCAAAGTGGGGCTGGTAAATCTACGTTGATTCGTTGTATTAATATGTTAGAGCGACCTACGTCTGGTCAAGTTGTTGTAGACGGGGTAGACTTAACAAAATTAAATGATAAAGATTTACGCGAACAACGTAAAAATATTGGCATGATCTTCCAACATTTCAACTTATTATCCTCCCGTACTGTATATGACAATGTGGCGTTTCCATTGGAATTGCAAGGACTTAGTAAGGCCGAAATTAAAGAACGTATATTGCCAATTCTTGATATTGTAAAATTGAGCGATCGCTTGAACAATTATCCATCACAATTGTCTGGCGGTCAGAAACAGCGTGTTGGTATTGCGCGTGCGTTAGCAAGTAATCCGAAAGTATTACTTTGCGATGAAGCTACGTCAGCGCTTGATCCACAAACAACGAAATCTATTTTAGAATTGTTAAAGGACATTAATGAAAAGTTAAAATTAACGATTGTTCTTATTACACATGAAATGCAGGTTATTAAAGAGATTTGTGATCGTGTGGCCGTTATTGAAGGTGGCGTTATTTTAGAAGAAGGGCCTGTAGTAGATGTATTTACTGGGCCTAAAGAAAAAACAACCAAGGAATTTGTAAGTGCTATTATTAGTCACAAATTGCCAGAAGAAGCGTGGCGCCATTTAAATGTACAATCTGAATGGCAGGAAGGCTTACATCCTATCATCCGCCTTAATTTCACCGGAGATGTTGTTGATGAGCCAATTGTAGCAGGCATGATTCGCCGGTTTGGCCTTGATGTTAGCATCCTATTTGGGGGCGTTGATTATATTCAAGATACAAGCTTTGGTCATTTAATTGTTGTCTTAGATGGCGAACGAGCTAATGAAGAGCGGGGCATTCAATACTTGAAAGATTTACCAATTGGAAGCGAGGTGATTGGCTATGTCGCAACAAATCATTAA